One region of Oryzias latipes chromosome 6, ASM223467v1 genomic DNA includes:
- the iqub gene encoding IQ and ubiquitin-like domain-containing protein: MEQSQILKECVKQEEVDETANPQLSKVGALEPPALGHEEEPVLADCAGVEFVVVKNEHSYKQKAFLGGYRHQLTGTEYHHAAVQTLPRKKPDRGMTVFSRDSQTVRLKSHNQQCLVNTSTQMAGIGCYVSCMKDKLVTPGKYITADEWHDRKLRAVIFLQSLARRWLAQKAVDQLRNEQSRQLAWLEMQERRRESEKEDQQRDLYQRRMNPKRREDFNLLYKALEMWRLEEERLINSSQQGAKRKEALRLLLEKETQLIRAIGRRQIVTQTNNYEKMIRDFLNKSASPYQWHTTNNQLIEMDTLHTITARKLQDLYNNISLSTVSKMQRLHLLMTLKETIEENECPLTLDILELIDREVDLMTRKIKAQSLDGLRNRICTLFLQYIKTAAFNPIVRKMLKVYQSPSQLQNDMFLCHGCRCCLPSAAYNISGGLSSWCQRCISLDNIARSRLDFSVYKNILKRLKIDEQKLNKEAKIPWLLQEEDIWYLVEVVWASRSALNGKHDLHDLVFVRWDLQSDWSPWNCLLLSKEETSGHLEVKDIKEVYEKVFICEVEHKHEMARQHFSQISILAEYLDSQSAADPHSVSSKIN, from the exons ATGGAACAAAGCCAGATTCTAAAAGAATGTGTAAAACAAGAAGAGGTGGATGAAACAGCAAACCCTCAACTCAGCAAAGTTGGAGCTTTGGAGCCGCCAGCTCTGGGACATGAGGAAGAACCGGTTCTTGCAG ATTGTGCTGGAGTGGAGTTTGTGGTGGTGAAGAATGAGCATTCCTACAAGCAGAAGGCTTTTCTTGGTGGATACCGCCACCAGTTGACAGGAACCGAGTACCACCATGCTGCTGTCCAAACCCTCCCCCGCAAAAAACCTGACAGAGGCATGACTGTCTTTAGTCGGGACTCACAG ACGGTTCGATTGAAATCTCACAACCAGCAGTGTCTAGTCAACACTTCCACCCAGATGGCTGGTATCGGCTGTTATGTCTCATGTATGAAAGACAAGCTGGTCACTCCTGGGAAATACATCACTGCTGATGAATGGCATGACAGAAAGCTGAGGGCC GTCATCTTTTTGCAATCACTTGCTCGTCGTTGGCTAGCCCAAAAAGCAGTGGACCAGCTGAGAAATGAACAAAGCCGGCAGTTGGCTTGGCTTGAAATGCAAGAAAGGAGAAGGGAGAGTGAAAAGGAGGATCAGCAGAGGGATCTGTACCAACGCCGTATGAACCCTAAAAGGAGGGAGGACTTCAACCTGCTGTACAAGGCTTTGGAGA TGTGGAGGCTTGAAGAGGAACGCTTGATAAACTCCTCACAGCAAGGAGCTAAGAGGAAGGAAGCTCTTCGATTGCTGCTAGAGAAGGAGACGCAGCTCATCCGTGCTATTGGCCGCCGTCAGATTGTCACTCAGACAAATAACTATGAAAAGATGATAAGAGATTTCCTGAATAAG TCTGCTTCACCATATCAATGGCACACAACCAATAATCAACTGATAGAGATGGACACACTACACACCATCACAGCTAGAAAGCTGCAAGATCTTTACAACAACATCAGCCTGTCTACTGTCAGCAAGATGCAGAGGCTTCACCTTTTGATGACACTTAAGGAAACTATTGAG GAGAACGAGTGTCCGCTGACTCTGGATATTTTGGAGTTGATTGACAGAGAGGTTGACCTGATGACacgaaaaataaaagcacagagtCTTGATGGTTTAAGGAACAGGATCTGCACTTTGTTCCTGCAGTACATAAAAACAGCAGCGTTCAACCCGATAGTCAGGAAGATGTTGAAG GTTTATCAAAGTCCCTCCCAGCTGCAGAATGATATGTTCCTCTGTCACGGCTGTCGCTGTTGTCTGCCTTCTGCTGCTTACAACATCAGTGGAGGTCTGAGCAGTTGGTGCCAACGTTGTATCAGCCTTGACAACATAGCAAGATCTCGATTGGATTTCTCAGTCTACAAAAATATCTTGAAGAGGCTGAAGATCGATGAGCAGAAATTAAACAAAGAAGCTAAGATTCCTTGGTTGCTGCAG GAAGAAGACATCTGGTATCTAGTGGAAGTAGTTTGGGCATCCCGCTCGGCTCTTAATGGCAAACATGATCTCCATGACTTGGTTTTTGTTCGCTGGGACCTACAAAGTGATTGGAGCCCCTGGAACTGCTTACTTTTGTCCAAAGAGGAGACATCAGGTCACTTAGAAGTGAAAGACATCAAAGAG GTGTATGAGAAAGTGTTCATCTGCGAGGTGGAACACAAACATGAGATGGCTCGACAACATTTTAGCCAGATCTCCATCTTGGCTGAATACCTGGACTCACAATCAGCTGCAGACCCCCATTCAGTTAGTTCAAAAATCAACTAA